Below is a window of Salvelinus fontinalis isolate EN_2023a chromosome 31, ASM2944872v1, whole genome shotgun sequence DNA.
gttcaggggcagaatgacagatttgtaacttgtcagctcagggatcttgcaacctttcggttactagtccaacactctaaccactaggctaccctgccactcCAACGCATAGAGAATGATTTGTTTGGACATtttcgtatatatatatattatactttTAATGTGTTCTCAGATTATATTTGGATGTTAAACGTGTATTCTAATTTCATTACTGTTTACACGATAGTTGTGTGGGGGGAACCAATAAAGTATTGAAAGAGAGTTGTCTCAGGTTTGACTATATTGTTTTGGAGTCACGCAGATTTTATTACAGCAGAGCTGtttacggccataagcaaacaggaaaacgctcatccagaggcggcgctcctagaggccggggactttaatgcagggaaatttaAATCGATTTTGCAAATCTGACagtaattatatcctcctgattcctgcttacaatcaaactaaagcaggaagcaccagtgactcggtcaataagaaagtggtcagatgaagcggatgctaaactacaggactgttttcctagcacagactggaatatgttccgggattctttcgATAGCATTGAGTACACCACattagtcactggcttcatcagtaagtgcatcgacgacttcgtccccacagtgaccgtacgtacataccccaaccagaagccatggattacaggcatcatccgcactgagctaaagggtagagctgccgctttcaaggagcgggactctaacccggaagcttgtaagagcaaagcgtcaatacaggacaaagattgaatcgtactacaccggctccgacactcgtcggatgtggcaggacttgcaaactattacagactacaaagggaagcacagccgcgagctgcccaatgACGCGAGCATACCAggcgagctaaataacttctatgctcacttcgaggtaagtaacactgaaacatgtatgagagcatcagctgttccggacgactgtgtgatcacactctctgtaAGAACACTAAAGTATCATGCCTAATTGAATaccaacccatagcactcacgtctgtagccataaagtgctttgaaaggctggccatggctcacatcaacaccattatcccagaaaccctagacccactccaatttgcataccaccccaacagatccacagatgatgcaatctctgttgcactcaacactgccctttcccatctggacaaaaggaacacctatttgagaatgctattcattgactgcagctcagcatttaacaccattgtgccctcaaagctcatcactaagctaaggaccctgggactaaacacctccctctgcaactggatcctggactacctgacgggccgcccccaggtggtaaaggtaggtaacaacacatccgcctcgctgatcctcaacacgggttgcccctcaggggtgcatgctcagtcccctcctgtactccctgttcaccgatGACTGTATGGCCAGGcaaaactccaacaccatcatcaagtttgcagatgacaacagtggtaggcttgatcaccgacaacgatgacacAGCctaagggaggaggtcagagacctggctgtgtggtgccaggacaacaacctctccctcatcatgaggaagacaaaggagatgatggtggactacaggaaaaggaagaccgagtacacccccattctcattgacaggggctgtagtggagcaggttggtatccacatcaccaacaaactatcatggtccaaacacactaagacagtcctgaagagtgcacaacaaaacctattccccatcaggagattgaaaagatttggcatgggtcttcagatcctcaataggttctgcagctgcaccatcgagagcgtcttgactggttgcatcactgcctggtatggcaactgctcggcctccgactggaaggcactacagagggtagtggatatggcccagtacatcactggggccaagatttctgccatccaggacctctataccaggcggtgtcattggaaggcccaaaaaattgtccgactccagccaccctagtcatagactgttctctctgccactGCACGGAAAGCTGTaacagagcgccaagtctaggcccAAAaggcttctacacccaagccataagactcctgaacagctaatcaaagggctacccagacccctcttttacctCGACTGttgccctcgcacattgactctgtaccggtaccccctgtatatagcctcgctattgttattttactgctgctgtttaattatttgtaatttttattttctatttaacacttatttttcttaaaagtTGAAAATTCAAAAAGTTTACTTGCTCCTTGTATTGGCATTGTAACATTACCTATGTTTAACTTCTACAGTGATTGTCGACATTTACAAAGTTGGCATTGaaaatatactgaacagaaatataaaacatgcaaccatttcaaagattttactgagcaacagttcatataaggaaatcagtcaattgaaaaaaattcatgtctagtcacatgactgggcaggtgtGCAGCCATGcctacccactggggagccaggcccagccaatcagaatgagtttccaTTACCCGTTTAGGCAAATTGCAGTCAAACTGGCAACAAGACTTCATTCTCTCCCACCTATCgttttcatgtctcaggtagtcCGAGAAAGCCAGAATGGATATAATGCATTAATTGACTAATATTGTGCCAACGTTTCACCACAGTCCACGCCACTGTGAAACTTCGCTCCTGCAGACCAGAAATAATTAAATGGTGAAACTTGCCAGCCAACCAGTTGAAGAAATTGATTTTGCAAGCAGTAGGCATTTAGAATGAAATGTAGCATGGAGCTTATAGTTACATGATGACATCACTTTCCCCATGAACCTTCCAAACCTCAGTCCGTTCTCATTTGTATTCAGCAATCATTTATTTGAAAAACACCATTTCCATCATCATTTGTCACAAAGTTTAAAATCCCAACTGTCGAACAGATATAAATGTTGTAATTTATATGACTTataaatgtattatatatataatttataaatgtCTTCAGAAAGTGTTTCCTATTTCTGCTGTTTCCATTACATTCCCATTTTTTGTCGCTACATTGCTTTTGTCTAATAAACCcgggtcaatggaaacctgcctaaaGACTACAAGATGTATATGTTGCATTCATTCAGTCGTGCTATTACATAGCAATATAAAAACACCAAATAAAAAGATATTACTGTGCATACATACTGACAAGGCAACCAGTAACTTACTAAAAGACATTCAATAAAAATATAACGAGTGCTTACCCTGTACCAATTAAACAATATACACACTATAAACTATAGGTCCTGATAATTGAAAAGCAAGAAGTTACTTTGTTAGTGCAAATAGCTTTTTAAATATCAATACAAATTTAAAAACTTTGGGGTACATGCTGGCAAAAAGTTAACTTGATACCCTCGTTCCATTGAACAAATCCACTTTCCCAGGCTTGTCTGCCATTAGGCTAGTAAAAGGAGATTTTAATCCATCCCATTGATAGGATTTAGTTACTTCTATAAACTAAGTACCACCTATGTCCTCTTGCTGTATGTCTGTGTAGCCCTCTTCTTCTTCACTGTCCTCTTTGGCGTAGTACTGTTGTCTCCGGTGCTCCCTCCTGCTGAAGTTCGAGGAGGCTGCAGATCTCTGTGGACAATCCTACAAGGCAAATGGaaataacactatttgaaatTAGGCCACATACTCCAAACATCAGACCAGTATTTCACCCATCACACCAAGCACATTGGACTTCTTATAAAAATCTCCTCTCACCTGTACAACTTCCATATTTCCGAAGAACTTTTCCACAGGAAGAACCTGGTTACTGTCATCATCAAGGAAGATACTCTTGTCAATCACAACACCCTCTTCAGTTTCGTCACCCTCCATATTCTCTGGTAACACATTTGTTCCGCGGTAATTCAACTCAAATCTCAGACCGTTCTCTTTACCCTCCCACAATTCATCCATGTCTGGTGGTGCGCCACACCGTGTCTTTTCATCCCATTTATAACCGTCACAGATGAGCCTCTCAGAAGTAGTTGTTGACTCCCTACAACCGCCAACCATACAGTCATTCAGGGGAATTTCGGTTTTTGAGTCTTCCA
It encodes the following:
- the LOC129829962 gene encoding UPF0688 protein C1orf174-like, encoding MDVKKTKMEDSKTEIPLNDCMVGGCRESTTTSERLICDGYKWDEKTRCGAPPDMDELWEGKENGLRFELNYRGTNVLPENMEGDETEEGVVIDKSIFLDDDSNQVLPVEKFFGNMEVVQDCPQRSAASSNFSRREHRRQQYYAKEDSEEEEGYTDIQQEDIGGT